One Roseofilum capinflatum BLCC-M114 DNA segment encodes these proteins:
- a CDS encoding valine--pyruvate transaminase: protein MEPALTQFGTQMSRLSGVRAIMKDIIETLRAGGGQQFINLSAGNPVILPPVEQLWRECTTDLLASPEYGEVVCRYGSSQGYQPLIDAVVTDFNQRYGLNLSDRNILITPGSQSVYFYAANAFGGYTTEGQLKQVVLPLSPEYTGYGGVCLTPEALKAYKPTLDIDEGNHRFKYRPDFSQLKITEDTGCVIFSRPCNPTGNVLTDEEVNKISGLASEYNVPVLIDSAYGPPFPALNFTEMTPQFGGNLLHCMSLSKAGLPGERIGVAIGDPGLINILEAFQTNLCIHSSRYGQAIAARAIQSGQLANFSETVIRPHYQSKFAQLEASLTEAMPNDLPWFLHKGEGAIFAWLWLRDLPITDWELYQNLKKVGVIVVPGSTFFPGLQEEWPHKNQCIRISLTATEEEIATAMGRLAKVVEETYLQTAVSR, encoded by the coding sequence ATGGAACCTGCCCTAACTCAATTTGGTACTCAGATGTCTCGTCTTAGTGGAGTACGAGCCATTATGAAAGATATTATTGAAACATTGCGTGCTGGAGGAGGGCAGCAATTTATTAATTTGAGTGCGGGGAATCCGGTGATTTTACCGCCCGTGGAACAACTATGGCGAGAATGTACGACTGATTTACTGGCGAGTCCTGAATATGGGGAAGTAGTTTGTCGGTACGGATCTTCCCAAGGGTATCAGCCGTTGATTGATGCGGTGGTAACTGATTTTAATCAACGCTATGGGTTGAATTTGAGCGATCGCAACATTCTCATTACCCCAGGCTCTCAGTCGGTTTATTTTTATGCAGCCAATGCCTTTGGGGGATACACCACCGAGGGACAACTTAAGCAAGTGGTTTTACCCTTAAGTCCTGAATATACGGGTTATGGTGGAGTCTGTTTAACGCCGGAAGCATTAAAGGCCTATAAACCCACCTTAGATATTGACGAAGGCAATCATCGGTTTAAATATCGCCCCGACTTTAGTCAGTTGAAAATTACAGAGGATACGGGATGTGTGATTTTTTCCCGTCCCTGTAACCCCACCGGTAATGTTCTCACGGATGAAGAAGTCAATAAAATTAGTGGGTTAGCCTCCGAATATAATGTACCGGTGCTGATTGATTCTGCCTATGGGCCGCCTTTCCCCGCCTTGAATTTTACCGAAATGACTCCCCAATTTGGCGGTAATTTATTGCATTGTATGAGCTTATCGAAGGCGGGATTACCGGGTGAACGGATTGGCGTGGCCATTGGCGATCCGGGTCTGATCAACATTTTAGAAGCCTTCCAGACCAATTTGTGTATTCACTCCTCACGCTATGGTCAGGCGATCGCCGCTAGAGCCATTCAATCCGGTCAACTGGCAAATTTCTCAGAAACCGTCATTCGTCCCCATTATCAAAGCAAATTCGCCCAATTGGAAGCCAGTTTAACTGAGGCTATGCCCAATGATTTACCTTGGTTCTTGCATAAAGGAGAAGGGGCGATCTTTGCCTGGTTATGGCTGCGGGATTTACCGATTACCGATTGGGAACTCTACCAAAATCTGAAAAAAGTCGGCGTAATTGTGGTTCCCGGAAGCACATTTTTCCCTGGATTGCAAGAAGAGTGGCCCCATAAAAACCAATGTATTCGCATTAGTTTAACCGCCACCGAGGAAGAAATTGCTACCGCTATGGGCAGACTCGCCAAAGTCGTAGAAGAAACCTATCTGCAAACTGCGGTATCCCGTTAA